A genomic region of uncultured Paludibaculum sp. contains the following coding sequences:
- a CDS encoding Tex family protein, which yields MPELKSLSPEILIHVAQILNVPLKGLTATIELLDEGGTVPFIARYRKEATGNLDEVQIRAIEEKLAYFRELEDRRATILASIEEQGKLTPELKARIEATLEKSELEDLYLPYKPKRRTKATIAREKGLDPLAQYLWAQEPAELPLTEFAATFVNAEKGVNTVAEALEGARHIVAEMVSEQADLRKALRLMMFEEGVVVSRKVMDAVDEQEKFKMYYDYREPVSKIPSHRMLAIRRGESENVLYFTIELEPLRALDLIRRSVLKTPGDWTPELELACDDSYNRLLNSSIQTEIRLELKKRADTEAIQVFRENLQNLLLAPPAGQLGVMGIDPGIRTGCKIAIVDETGKYLDNTVIYPQRGDTAGAMKTLKALIAKFNVKAIAIGNGTASRETDAFVREFLQQEKLDTVFSVTVNESGASIYSASDIARQEFPDLDLTVRGAISIARRLQDPLAELVKIDPKSIGVGQYQHDVDQRQLQQSLETVIESCVNRVGVELNTASWALLRYVAGISERTALKIVEYRNENGKFTSRVQLTAVPGIGPKTFEQAAGFLRIRGAANPLDMTAVHPESYPVVAQIAERLGVKLEEIIQQPQLLEKFKKDDIAVGVFTLNDILEELRKPGRDPRDKFVAPTFKEGVKEIADVQPGMVLEGVVTNVTKFGAFVDVGVHQDGLVHISELSNRYIQDASEVVKAGQIVKVKVLSADAKTKRIALSIKALQGPPPQRPQQQKPSMDDKLAALSSKWKVR from the coding sequence ATGCCTGAACTGAAATCTCTATCCCCTGAGATCCTGATCCACGTCGCGCAGATCCTCAACGTGCCACTAAAGGGCCTGACCGCGACCATTGAACTGCTGGACGAAGGCGGTACGGTCCCCTTCATCGCGCGCTACCGCAAAGAGGCCACCGGCAATCTGGACGAAGTGCAGATTCGCGCCATCGAGGAGAAACTGGCCTACTTCCGCGAGTTGGAAGACCGCCGCGCCACCATCCTGGCCTCCATCGAGGAGCAAGGCAAGCTCACGCCCGAGTTGAAGGCCCGCATCGAGGCGACGCTCGAAAAGAGTGAACTCGAGGACCTCTACCTGCCCTACAAGCCCAAGCGGCGCACCAAGGCCACCATCGCCCGGGAGAAGGGCCTGGATCCGCTCGCCCAATATCTGTGGGCGCAGGAACCGGCGGAACTGCCGCTGACCGAGTTCGCCGCCACCTTCGTCAACGCCGAAAAGGGCGTCAATACTGTAGCGGAGGCGCTGGAAGGGGCGCGCCATATCGTGGCTGAGATGGTGAGCGAGCAGGCCGATCTGCGCAAGGCGCTTCGGCTCATGATGTTCGAAGAGGGCGTTGTGGTCAGCCGCAAGGTGATGGACGCCGTCGACGAGCAGGAAAAGTTCAAGATGTACTACGACTATCGCGAGCCGGTGAGCAAGATCCCGTCTCACCGCATGCTGGCGATCCGCCGCGGCGAAAGCGAGAACGTCCTGTACTTCACCATCGAACTTGAACCACTGCGTGCGCTGGACCTGATCCGCCGGTCGGTTCTAAAGACACCCGGAGACTGGACGCCTGAGCTGGAACTGGCCTGCGACGACTCCTACAACCGGCTGCTGAACTCCTCCATCCAGACCGAGATCCGGCTGGAGCTGAAAAAGCGGGCCGACACGGAGGCCATCCAGGTGTTCCGCGAGAACCTGCAGAACCTGCTGCTGGCGCCGCCGGCCGGTCAATTGGGCGTGATGGGGATCGACCCCGGCATTCGCACGGGCTGCAAGATCGCCATTGTTGACGAGACCGGCAAATACCTGGACAACACGGTCATCTACCCGCAGCGCGGCGATACCGCCGGCGCCATGAAGACGCTCAAGGCGCTCATCGCCAAGTTCAACGTGAAGGCGATCGCCATCGGCAACGGCACGGCCTCGCGCGAAACCGACGCCTTCGTCCGTGAGTTCCTGCAGCAGGAAAAGCTCGACACAGTGTTCAGCGTCACGGTGAACGAGTCGGGCGCCTCCATTTACTCGGCTTCCGACATCGCGCGCCAGGAGTTTCCCGACCTCGATCTCACGGTACGCGGCGCCATCTCCATCGCCCGCCGCTTGCAGGATCCGCTAGCCGAACTGGTCAAGATCGACCCCAAGTCGATCGGCGTCGGGCAGTACCAGCACGATGTCGACCAGCGCCAGTTGCAGCAGTCGCTGGAGACAGTCATTGAAAGCTGCGTGAATCGCGTCGGTGTCGAATTGAACACGGCGTCCTGGGCGCTGCTGCGCTACGTCGCCGGCATCAGCGAACGCACGGCTCTGAAGATCGTCGAATACCGCAACGAGAACGGCAAGTTCACGTCACGCGTGCAGCTTACCGCGGTGCCGGGCATCGGACCCAAGACGTTTGAGCAAGCAGCCGGATTCCTGCGGATCCGCGGCGCGGCCAATCCGCTGGATATGACGGCGGTGCATCCGGAGTCATACCCCGTCGTGGCGCAGATCGCCGAACGGCTGGGCGTGAAGCTGGAGGAGATCATCCAGCAGCCGCAATTGCTGGAGAAGTTCAAGAAGGACGACATCGCCGTGGGTGTGTTCACCCTCAACGACATCCTGGAGGAACTGCGCAAGCCGGGTCGCGACCCGCGCGACAAGTTCGTGGCGCCCACCTTCAAGGAAGGCGTGAAGGAGATCGCCGACGTGCAGCCCGGGATGGTGCTGGAGGGCGTCGTCACCAACGTGACGAAGTTCGGAGCCTTTGTCGACGTGGGCGTTCACCAGGATGGCCTGGTCCACATCAGCGAGCTGTCGAACCGCTACATTCAGGACGCGTCCGAGGTGGTGAAGGCCGGCCAGATCGTCAAGGTGAAGGTGCTCAGCGCCGACGCCAAGACCAAGCGCATTGCCCTCTCGATCAAGGCGCTGCAAGGGCCGCCTCCACAGCGTCCACAACAGCAGAAGCCCTCCATGGATGACAAGCTGGCCGCGCTGTCGTCGAAGTGGAAGGTGCGGTAG
- a CDS encoding zf-TFIIB domain-containing protein, whose amino-acid sequence MNCRNCGGALRLNAGEEALVCDFCHTLVYPEPNEDGVRVFEAGAGEDCPVCRRPLMHASYQGKRLEYCTNCRGMLLDLDAFGALVQIIRARRDGLPEPPRPMDPKELDRVVECPRCHQRMDTHPYAGPGNIVIDNCPECRLNWLDHNELRRVTTAPDTQLNPDAWFAP is encoded by the coding sequence ATGAACTGCAGAAACTGCGGCGGCGCCCTGCGCCTCAACGCGGGCGAGGAAGCCCTGGTCTGCGACTTCTGCCACACGCTGGTCTATCCGGAGCCCAATGAAGACGGCGTGCGCGTCTTCGAGGCTGGAGCTGGAGAGGATTGCCCGGTCTGCCGCCGGCCGCTGATGCATGCGTCCTACCAGGGCAAACGCCTGGAGTACTGCACCAACTGCCGCGGCATGCTGCTGGATCTGGATGCCTTCGGAGCCTTGGTGCAGATCATTCGTGCGCGCCGCGACGGCCTGCCGGAGCCACCCCGCCCGATGGATCCAAAGGAGCTCGACCGCGTAGTGGAATGCCCACGCTGCCACCAGAGGATGGACACCCACCCGTACGCCGGTCCGGGCAATATCGTCATCGACAATTGCCCGGAATGCCGGCTGAACTGGCTGGACCACAACGAGCTGAGACGTGTCACCACGGCCCCGGATACACAGTTGAATCCCGACGCGTGGTTCGCGCCGTGA
- a CDS encoding BlaI/MecI/CopY family transcriptional regulator: MARKRSLNLTEAELRLMDVIWDRGACTVSDVAESLKELGLAYNTVLTTMRILEDKGFLQHVKPQEGRAFVYEPLVGRDEAGRNAVRYLVSRFFRNSPELLVLNVLNDEDLTARELGKIRKLIAEDAQ, from the coding sequence TTGGCCAGAAAGCGATCGTTGAATCTGACGGAAGCCGAACTCCGGCTGATGGATGTCATTTGGGACCGCGGGGCCTGCACGGTCTCCGATGTCGCGGAATCGCTGAAAGAACTGGGCCTCGCCTACAATACCGTGCTCACCACCATGCGGATCCTCGAGGACAAAGGCTTCCTGCAGCACGTCAAGCCGCAGGAAGGCCGCGCCTTTGTCTATGAGCCGCTGGTGGGCCGCGACGAGGCGGGCCGCAACGCCGTGCGCTATCTGGTGAGCCGCTTCTTCCGGAACTCTCCGGAGCTGCTGGTGTTGAACGTGCTCAACGATGAAGATCTGACGGCTCGGGAACTAGGCAAGATCAGGAAGCTGATTGCGGAGGATGCGCAATGA
- a CDS encoding M56 family metallopeptidase, with amino-acid sequence MKEGLDLLNAASATALAAILNSLWQAVAVVLVTWAAMKLLPGLNAATRHLVWWGVLAVVAFLPLAPLAVERFQEWQNRPLDDAQFRPIESPSRPVESVATPLAYNPSTPIARHPLAPVEVHTGYWPLLAVSLWFLGLALQLTRIGWSYAYLRRVKRHAGKADLEVRLNFDEWVLQSRVGRPVKLLISEEVASPMAAGFIHPAVILPKHVLQAFSAQELDQVLLHELAHLERRDDWTNLLGQVASAFLLLHPAAAWVLRRIEREREIACDDWVVSMTGEARPYAACLARLLEICWTSRRAMLATGMATRASGLGERVEMLLKRDRRFTARASAIRAILCGLVLSGMVLAASRAPHWFAFAGDDELTPQAAPAAPAAPAAPSTPEAPAAQSTPRAVTPVDSYPPVPVTPAEPPTPAPAPYRTFDPTSMPRPMMAPRAALAELPEAALTPASPGPAPTAPAAPRGPGPSPAPPASPGRPPATPVPPAPPVSGKASLLAALVAAGYGDLPVDEIIELKNQGVSADYIVGISRAGWGKLGTRQIIDLRAQGVSPEFLARCKEIGIRGLTIGEVIELRQQGVKPEDVRDIHALGFGPYNTRQCIELHQNGVRPQFFQDLKDTGFTRLEIREIIEARNNGLRAMDLREARKYGSNLSLRQIIKLKQAGVI; translated from the coding sequence ATGAAAGAGGGATTGGACCTGTTGAACGCTGCGTCGGCCACCGCCCTGGCCGCCATCTTGAACAGCCTGTGGCAGGCCGTCGCTGTGGTGTTGGTCACATGGGCGGCCATGAAGCTACTGCCGGGCCTGAACGCGGCCACGCGCCATCTGGTCTGGTGGGGCGTCCTCGCGGTGGTAGCATTCCTGCCGCTTGCGCCGCTCGCCGTGGAACGCTTCCAGGAGTGGCAGAATCGACCGCTGGACGATGCCCAGTTCCGACCCATCGAATCGCCTTCGCGGCCGGTGGAGTCGGTGGCGACACCACTGGCCTATAACCCGTCCACACCCATCGCCCGGCATCCGCTGGCGCCGGTGGAGGTCCACACCGGTTACTGGCCGCTGCTCGCCGTCTCCCTGTGGTTTCTGGGTCTGGCGCTTCAACTGACGCGCATCGGCTGGAGCTATGCCTATCTGCGCCGCGTGAAGCGGCACGCCGGCAAGGCGGATCTCGAAGTGCGCCTGAATTTCGACGAGTGGGTCCTGCAATCCCGCGTGGGCCGGCCGGTGAAGCTACTCATTTCCGAGGAGGTGGCATCGCCCATGGCCGCGGGCTTCATCCACCCGGCTGTCATCCTGCCCAAGCATGTGCTGCAGGCCTTCTCCGCCCAGGAGCTGGATCAGGTGCTGTTACACGAATTGGCCCATCTGGAGCGGCGCGACGACTGGACCAACCTGCTGGGCCAAGTGGCCTCTGCGTTTCTTTTGCTGCATCCCGCCGCCGCGTGGGTGCTGCGCCGCATCGAGCGGGAACGCGAGATCGCCTGTGACGACTGGGTGGTCTCCATGACCGGCGAGGCCCGTCCCTACGCCGCCTGCCTGGCGCGCTTGCTGGAGATTTGCTGGACCAGCCGCCGAGCCATGTTGGCCACCGGCATGGCGACTCGTGCTTCGGGCCTGGGCGAGCGCGTGGAGATGCTGTTGAAGCGAGATCGCCGTTTCACCGCCCGTGCGTCGGCCATCCGTGCCATCCTCTGTGGACTGGTTCTCAGCGGCATGGTACTGGCAGCCTCGCGCGCCCCACACTGGTTCGCATTCGCAGGAGACGATGAGCTCACTCCGCAGGCCGCGCCCGCGGCCCCCGCGGCTCCTGCGGCTCCGTCCACCCCCGAGGCCCCGGCCGCCCAGTCTACTCCGAGGGCCGTGACGCCGGTGGACTCCTACCCACCGGTGCCGGTTACCCCGGCCGAGCCGCCCACTCCTGCGCCAGCCCCCTATCGCACTTTTGACCCCACGTCCATGCCGCGCCCAATGATGGCGCCGCGCGCCGCACTGGCGGAATTGCCTGAGGCCGCGCTCACACCGGCTTCGCCTGGCCCGGCTCCCACCGCACCCGCGGCCCCCAGGGGTCCCGGACCATCACCCGCTCCGCCGGCCTCGCCCGGCCGTCCTCCGGCTACGCCCGTGCCTCCGGCTCCACCTGTTTCCGGCAAGGCGTCTTTGCTGGCCGCTCTGGTGGCCGCCGGGTATGGCGATCTGCCCGTGGACGAGATCATCGAATTGAAGAATCAGGGTGTGTCGGCCGACTACATTGTTGGCATCAGCCGCGCCGGCTGGGGCAAGTTGGGCACGCGCCAGATTATCGACCTGAGAGCCCAGGGCGTGTCTCCTGAATTTCTCGCGCGCTGCAAGGAGATCGGCATCCGCGGTCTCACCATCGGCGAAGTCATTGAGCTGCGCCAGCAAGGTGTCAAGCCGGAAGATGTGCGCGACATCCACGCGCTCGGCTTCGGACCCTACAACACGCGCCAGTGCATCGAACTGCATCAGAATGGCGTCCGGCCGCAGTTCTTCCAGGACCTCAAGGACACCGGTTTCACGCGCCTGGAGATCCGGGAAATCATCGAAGCCCGCAACAACGGCCTGCGCGCGATGGACCTGCGCGAGGCCCGGAAGTACGGATCCAATCTCTCGCTCCGCCAGATCATCAAACTCAAGCAGGCGGGCGTTATCTAG
- a CDS encoding peptidylprolyl isomerase → MRICALALCLSFAGFLPAMAADVSTVEVIIAKVNGDIITRADLERAKKDAAIALKGRGATPQQIEEALKAGEKDLLRDKIDNLLLVQRAKELNISVDSEVTKYIAGLQSETKIADPDKFQAYVREATGMTYEDFKAETTNSMLTSRVVGQEVYSKVNIPHADIEDYYNKHKASFIRKEKVFLREILVSTEGKDEAGKAAAEKKAKDLVVRARKGEKFLDLVRDNSESVTAKQGGDLGGWEKGDLSAEFINAMWDKPKGYITDPIRVAAGWDIVRVEEHFKEGQATLEDVEGEIKERVAGERMAPKVREYLTDLRKSAFLELRDDATDTGAAPGKDTSWNNAALLRAEMTTKEEVAAQRRTRRLLFAFPIPGSSTGATGTSSSK, encoded by the coding sequence ATGAGGATTTGTGCCTTAGCTCTGTGCCTGAGTTTCGCCGGATTCCTTCCGGCCATGGCTGCAGACGTTTCCACCGTGGAAGTGATCATCGCCAAGGTGAACGGCGACATCATCACCCGGGCGGACCTCGAGCGCGCCAAGAAGGACGCCGCCATTGCCCTCAAGGGCCGCGGCGCCACGCCACAACAGATCGAGGAAGCGCTGAAGGCAGGGGAGAAAGATCTTCTCCGCGATAAGATCGACAACCTGCTGCTGGTCCAGCGCGCGAAGGAGTTGAACATCAGTGTCGACTCCGAAGTCACCAAGTACATCGCCGGACTCCAATCCGAGACCAAGATTGCTGACCCGGACAAGTTCCAGGCCTACGTGCGCGAGGCCACTGGTATGACGTATGAGGACTTCAAGGCCGAGACAACGAACTCGATGCTGACGTCGCGCGTCGTCGGCCAGGAAGTCTACAGCAAGGTGAATATCCCTCACGCCGACATTGAGGACTACTACAACAAGCACAAGGCCAGCTTCATCCGCAAAGAGAAGGTGTTCCTGCGCGAGATTCTCGTGAGCACCGAAGGGAAGGATGAGGCCGGCAAGGCCGCCGCCGAGAAGAAGGCGAAGGACTTGGTAGTCCGCGCTCGCAAAGGCGAGAAGTTCCTCGACCTCGTCCGCGACAACTCCGAGTCTGTCACCGCCAAACAGGGCGGCGACCTGGGCGGCTGGGAGAAGGGCGATCTCAGCGCCGAGTTTATCAACGCCATGTGGGACAAGCCGAAGGGCTACATCACGGATCCGATTCGTGTCGCCGCGGGCTGGGATATCGTGCGCGTCGAGGAGCACTTCAAGGAAGGCCAGGCCACACTGGAAGACGTCGAGGGAGAAATCAAGGAGCGCGTCGCCGGCGAACGCATGGCGCCCAAGGTCCGCGAGTATCTCACGGACCTTCGCAAGAGCGCGTTCCTCGAGTTGCGTGACGACGCCACCGACACCGGCGCCGCACCCGGCAAGGACACAAGCTGGAACAACGCCGCGCTGCTGCGCGCCGAAATGACGACCAAGGAAGAAGTCGCTGCTCAGCGGCGCACCCGGCGCCTGCTCTTCGCATTCCCGATCCCCGGTTCCTCCACCGGTGCCACGGGCACATCCAGCAGCAAATAG
- a CDS encoding OB-fold nucleic acid binding domain-containing protein yields the protein MNELAPGQSVQSIFLVHSKDVRQKKTGEPYLSLVLMDRTGDIDAKMWDNVPGVMETFDRDDFIRVKGETQLYQNRMQLTVYSLQRVQDADVSLADFLPASQRDPDEMLAELRGIIASMRNPHLQALLEAIFADQATATAFKTAPAAKAIHHAWLGGLIEHVLSLCTLARFMVTHYPNLDEDLLLTGVILHDIGKVSELCYARSFGYTTEGGLLGHMQIALRLIGEKLPAGFPPKLRNLLEHMILSHHGQLEYGSPKLPVFPEALLLHHLDNLDSKMETMRASLDRDKATPGDWTGYNAALERSFLDKRKYLNGPALKPSPVKSTAPPKPATVMGEKMKALQGLFSEEA from the coding sequence GTGAATGAACTGGCCCCCGGCCAGAGCGTGCAGAGTATTTTTCTCGTTCATTCGAAGGATGTGCGCCAGAAGAAGACGGGAGAGCCCTATCTTTCTCTGGTTCTGATGGACCGGACGGGCGACATCGACGCCAAGATGTGGGACAACGTCCCCGGGGTGATGGAGACCTTCGATCGCGACGACTTCATCCGCGTGAAGGGCGAGACACAGCTCTACCAGAACCGCATGCAGTTGACGGTCTATTCCCTGCAGCGGGTCCAGGATGCGGACGTCAGCCTGGCGGACTTCCTGCCGGCCTCCCAGCGCGATCCCGATGAAATGCTGGCTGAGTTGCGCGGCATCATCGCCTCGATGCGCAACCCTCATCTGCAGGCGCTGCTCGAGGCGATCTTTGCCGACCAGGCAACGGCGACGGCGTTCAAGACCGCGCCGGCCGCCAAGGCCATCCACCATGCGTGGCTGGGTGGCCTGATCGAACACGTGCTCAGCCTGTGTACCCTGGCGCGGTTCATGGTCACCCACTATCCGAACCTCGACGAGGACCTGCTGCTCACCGGCGTCATCCTCCACGACATCGGCAAGGTGAGCGAACTCTGCTACGCGCGCAGCTTCGGCTACACCACGGAGGGCGGCCTGCTAGGGCACATGCAGATCGCTCTTCGGCTCATCGGCGAAAAGCTGCCGGCGGGGTTCCCGCCCAAGCTCCGGAATCTGCTGGAGCACATGATTCTCAGTCATCACGGGCAATTGGAGTATGGCAGCCCGAAACTGCCGGTCTTTCCCGAAGCTCTGTTGCTGCATCATCTGGATAACCTCGATTCGAAGATGGAGACGATGCGCGCCTCTCTCGATCGGGACAAGGCCACGCCGGGCGACTGGACTGGATACAATGCTGCCTTGGAGCGCAGTTTTCTCGACAAGCGGAAGTACCTGAACGGCCCGGCGCTCAAACCCTCACCGGTGAAGTCCACCGCGCCGCCCAAACCCGCCACCGTCATGGGTGAGAAGATGAAAGCGCTGCAAGGATTGTTCAGCGAGGAAGCGTAG
- a CDS encoding BlaI/MecI/CopY family transcriptional regulator, whose protein sequence is MQRRRTAREIPPPLELQCLNALWSLGEANVQAVRDLLAPSRQLAYTTVMTMLDRLTRKQVLSRRKNGRSFVYTPLISKDEVRRLAVNELVDSLFEGSESGLRGYLNGGAQASKIEAEAHTAARVSVPPTEPDEPQALDAALL, encoded by the coding sequence GTGCAGCGGAGAAGAACGGCCAGAGAAATCCCACCCCCTCTTGAGCTCCAGTGCCTGAATGCACTTTGGAGCCTGGGTGAGGCGAACGTTCAGGCGGTTCGCGACCTGCTGGCCCCATCCAGACAGTTGGCTTATACAACGGTCATGACCATGCTCGACCGGCTCACCCGGAAGCAGGTGCTCAGCCGCCGCAAGAACGGCCGGTCGTTTGTCTACACGCCGCTGATCTCGAAGGACGAAGTGCGGCGCCTCGCCGTGAACGAACTCGTGGATTCTCTTTTTGAAGGCTCGGAAAGCGGCCTGCGCGGCTACTTGAATGGAGGCGCGCAAGCTTCGAAGATTGAGGCCGAAGCACACACCGCCGCGCGAGTCAGCGTCCCCCCAACGGAACCGGACGAACCCCAGGCCCTCGACGCCGCCCTGCTCTAG
- a CDS encoding HAD family phosphatase: protein MIRTVIFDLGRVLVPFDFQRGYLAMSEHCGLPPEEVRARLGRDGLVPGFESGEFDGPEFVRRVAELMETQISYERFSEIWSSVFLPHTLIPESMVEAIRRNYRTVLLSNTNPIHFDMLSDTYPILKHFDAYVLSHEVKAMKPLPRIYEVAIQQAQCAPGECFFTDDVAEYVEGAKRAGIDAVQFQDHAQIEAELRARGVNW, encoded by the coding sequence GTGATCCGAACCGTTATCTTCGACCTGGGCCGGGTTTTGGTCCCCTTTGATTTTCAGCGTGGCTATCTGGCCATGAGCGAGCATTGCGGCCTGCCGCCCGAGGAAGTTCGCGCGCGCCTCGGGCGGGATGGCCTGGTCCCCGGCTTTGAATCGGGCGAGTTCGACGGACCGGAGTTCGTCCGGCGTGTCGCCGAGCTGATGGAAACGCAGATCTCCTACGAGCGGTTTTCCGAGATCTGGAGTTCCGTCTTCCTGCCCCATACCCTCATCCCCGAGAGCATGGTGGAAGCCATAAGACGCAACTACCGGACGGTGCTATTGTCGAACACCAATCCAATCCACTTCGACATGCTTAGCGACACGTACCCCATCCTGAAGCACTTCGATGCCTATGTGCTGAGCCACGAGGTGAAAGCCATGAAGCCTCTGCCGCGCATCTACGAAGTCGCCATCCAGCAGGCGCAGTGCGCGCCGGGGGAATGCTTCTTCACTGACGACGTGGCTGAGTATGTGGAAGGCGCGAAGCGCGCGGGCATCGACGCGGTGCAATTCCAGGACCACGCCCAGATCGAAGCGGAACTGCGTGCCCGCGGCGTGAACTGGTAG